From Candidatus Sphingomonas colombiensis, one genomic window encodes:
- the ispG gene encoding flavodoxin-dependent (E)-4-hydroxy-3-methylbut-2-enyl-diphosphate synthase, with the protein MSVRPWRDIQRRKSRQIMVGNVPVGGDAPVTVQTMTNTPTSDARATIDQIRRCEEAGVDIIRVSCPDVESTAAFGQIVRAARVPIVADIHFHYKRALEAADAGAACLRINPGNIGSAERVNEVVNAAKANGCAIRIGVNAGSLERDLLEKYGEPCPEALVESALDHIKLLQDRDFHNFKVAVKASDLFLAVAAYQQLAEVVDCPLHLGITEAGGFVGGTVKSAIGIGSLLWYGIGDTIRVSLSAEPEEEVRVGFEILKALGIRNRGVRVVSCPSCARQGFDVIRTVQALEERLQHIRTPMSLSVLGCVVNGPGEARETDIGITGGGNGKHMVYLSGVTDHHVQDAGMIDHIVRLVEAKAAEIEAATEKAAA; encoded by the coding sequence ATGTCCGTCCGTCCATGGCGCGATATTCAGCGTCGCAAGAGCCGCCAGATCATGGTCGGCAACGTCCCCGTCGGCGGCGACGCCCCCGTCACCGTCCAGACGATGACCAACACGCCGACCAGCGACGCCAGGGCGACGATCGACCAGATCCGCCGCTGCGAAGAGGCCGGGGTGGACATCATCCGCGTGAGCTGCCCCGATGTGGAGAGCACGGCGGCGTTCGGGCAGATCGTCCGCGCCGCGCGCGTGCCGATCGTGGCGGATATCCACTTCCACTATAAACGCGCGCTCGAGGCGGCGGACGCGGGCGCGGCGTGCCTGCGCATCAACCCGGGCAACATCGGCTCGGCCGAGCGCGTCAACGAGGTCGTCAACGCCGCCAAGGCGAACGGCTGCGCGATCCGCATCGGCGTGAACGCCGGCAGCCTGGAGCGCGACCTGCTCGAAAAATATGGCGAGCCGTGCCCCGAGGCGCTGGTCGAAAGCGCGCTCGATCACATCAAGCTGTTGCAGGATCGCGACTTCCACAATTTCAAGGTCGCGGTGAAGGCGTCCGACCTGTTCCTCGCAGTCGCGGCCTATCAGCAGCTTGCAGAGGTGGTGGATTGCCCGCTGCACCTGGGGATCACCGAGGCGGGCGGCTTCGTCGGCGGCACGGTGAAATCCGCGATCGGGATCGGCTCGCTCCTTTGGTACGGGATCGGCGACACGATCCGCGTCTCGCTCTCCGCCGAACCGGAGGAGGAAGTGCGCGTCGGCTTCGAGATTCTGAAGGCGCTGGGCATCCGCAACCGTGGCGTGCGCGTGGTGAGCTGCCCGAGCTGCGCGCGGCAGGGCTTCGACGTGATCCGCACCGTGCAGGCGCTGGAGGAACGGCTCCAGCACATCCGCACCCCGATGTCGCTTTCCGTGCTCGGCTGCGTCGTCAACGGCCCGGGCGAGGCGCGCGAGACGGATATCGGCATCACCGGCGGCGGCAACGGCAAGCATATGGTCTATCTGTCGGGCGTTACCGATCATCATGTGCAGGATGCCGGGATGATCGATCATATCGTCCGGCTGGTCGAGGCCAAAGCGGCGGAGATCGAGGCGGCGACCGAGAAAGCGGCCGCGTAG
- a CDS encoding TIGR02281 family clan AA aspartic protease: MRIALLLMIAGGILIGLALPGATHRAAPRAATAVATAAVPNVTSTSTDATVIRRDPGGHFYATASVNSEPIRFVVDTGATEVALTQDDARRAHIDFDPARFAPVARGAGGEVSGQIVTIDRIELDGRRVGPLRALVLADLSVSLLGQSYLRQIGSVSISNDEMRLK, translated from the coding sequence ATGCGGATCGCGCTGCTCCTGATGATCGCCGGCGGCATATTGATCGGCCTCGCGCTGCCGGGTGCGACGCACAGGGCCGCGCCCCGCGCCGCCACGGCCGTTGCCACGGCCGCCGTGCCAAACGTGACCAGCACATCCACCGACGCAACGGTGATCCGCCGCGACCCGGGCGGCCATTTCTACGCCACCGCCAGCGTCAACAGCGAGCCGATCCGCTTCGTCGTCGATACCGGCGCGACCGAAGTGGCGCTGACGCAGGACGACGCCCGCCGCGCACATATCGATTTCGACCCGGCACGCTTCGCCCCGGTGGCACGCGGCGCTGGTGGCGAGGTCAGCGGCCAGATCGTGACGATCGACCGGATCGAGCTGGACGGAAGGCGCGTCGGGCCGCTGCGCGCGCTGGTTCTGGCGGATCTGTCGGTTTCACTGCTCGGCCAATCCTATTTGCGGCAGATCGGCAGCGTCTCGATCAGCAATGACGAGATGCGGCTGAAATAG
- a CDS encoding DMT family transporter, translating to MKRSLSPALAFAVAAAGIGLFSIMDAFMKSLTLALGVYNALIWRTGVSTVFSFGTWIAGGRPRPSRRGMWLHTIRGAITAAMALLFFWGLARVPMAQAITLSYIAPLLALLLGAVFLHERVGRHVVGASFAAFAGVLVVIAGQSNAALGPRALEGAIAVLASALLYAVNLVVARMQSQAATPGEIAFFQSMIVTAFLALGAPWLLAVPEAAQWWKIVAGGLLASASLFLLGWAYAHGETGYLATTEYTSFVYAATLGYLIFGERLSFYTLAGAAIIVTACLYAARRRDIAQAALQSAA from the coding sequence ATGAAACGCTCGCTCTCCCCCGCGCTGGCCTTCGCCGTCGCGGCGGCGGGGATCGGGCTGTTTTCGATCATGGATGCGTTCATGAAATCGCTGACGCTCGCGCTTGGCGTTTATAACGCATTGATCTGGCGCACCGGCGTCTCGACGGTCTTCAGCTTCGGCACATGGATCGCGGGCGGACGGCCACGGCCCAGCCGGCGCGGCATGTGGCTGCACACGATCCGCGGCGCGATCACCGCGGCGATGGCGCTGCTGTTCTTCTGGGGCCTGGCGCGCGTGCCGATGGCACAGGCGATCACCCTGTCATATATCGCGCCGCTGCTCGCGCTGCTGCTCGGCGCCGTATTCCTGCACGAGCGCGTCGGACGCCATGTGGTGGGCGCGTCGTTCGCGGCATTCGCCGGGGTGCTGGTGGTGATCGCGGGCCAGTCGAACGCGGCGCTTGGGCCACGGGCGCTGGAGGGCGCGATCGCGGTGCTCGCGTCGGCCCTGCTCTATGCGGTCAACCTCGTCGTCGCGCGGATGCAGAGCCAGGCGGCGACACCCGGCGAGATCGCCTTCTTCCAGTCGATGATCGTCACCGCCTTTCTCGCGCTCGGCGCGCCATGGCTGCTCGCGGTGCCGGAAGCGGCGCAATGGTGGAAGATCGTGGCCGGCGGGCTGCTCGCCAGCGCCTCGCTGTTCCTGCTCGGCTGGGCCTATGCCCATGGCGAGACGGGCTATCTGGCGACGACCGAATATACCTCGTTCGTCTATGCCGCGACGCTCGGCTATCTCATATTCGGCGAGCGGCTTTCGTTCTACACGCTAGCCGGCGCGGCTATCATCGTCACCGCCTGTCTTTATGCCGCGCGGCGTCGCGATATCGCGCAAGCCGCGCTACAGAGCGCCGCATGA
- a CDS encoding GNAT family N-acetyltransferase, protein MTVSIRPATPHDCGTILRFIRELAEYEREPDAVEATEETLADSLFGKAPAAEALIAERDGVAVGFALFFHNFSTWKGKRGLYLEDLYVTPAARGSGAGKALLVHLAGVAVDRDCARFEWAVLDWNTPAIDFYRAMGATGMDEWTVQRVTGDALVRLAGRR, encoded by the coding sequence ATGACCGTTTCCATCCGCCCCGCCACGCCGCACGATTGCGGCACGATCCTGCGCTTCATCCGCGAGCTTGCCGAATATGAACGCGAGCCCGACGCGGTGGAGGCGACGGAAGAAACGCTTGCCGATTCGCTGTTCGGAAAGGCGCCGGCAGCCGAGGCGCTGATCGCGGAGCGCGATGGCGTTGCCGTGGGTTTCGCCCTGTTCTTCCACAATTTCTCCACCTGGAAGGGCAAGCGCGGCCTGTATCTGGAGGATCTTTACGTCACGCCCGCCGCACGCGGATCGGGCGCGGGCAAGGCGCTGCTCGTCCATCTCGCCGGGGTGGCGGTGGATCGCGATTGTGCGCGGTTCGAATGGGCGGTGCTCGACTGGAACACCCCCGCGATCGATTTCTATCGCGCGATGGGCGCGACCGGGATGGACGAATGGACGGTGCAGCGCGTCACCGGCGATGCGCTGGTCCGCCTCGCGGGGCGCCGCTGA
- a CDS encoding multidrug efflux SMR transporter, whose protein sequence is MAWAWLILGGLFEVGFTTCLRNADGFRNLPWTLAFLVSVTLSMGLLEFAARSIPMGTAYAVWTGIGALGTVLVGVMLYGEPLTAIRGLLILGVVACIAGLKATA, encoded by the coding sequence ATGGCGTGGGCGTGGCTCATTCTCGGCGGGTTGTTCGAGGTGGGTTTCACCACCTGCCTGCGCAACGCCGATGGCTTTCGCAACCTGCCGTGGACGCTTGCCTTCCTCGTCTCGGTCACGCTGTCGATGGGGTTGCTTGAGTTTGCCGCGCGCTCGATCCCGATGGGCACGGCCTATGCGGTATGGACCGGGATCGGCGCGCTTGGCACCGTGCTGGTCGGCGTGATGCTATATGGCGAGCCGCTGACCGCGATCCGTGGCCTGCTGATTCTCGGCGTCGTCGCCTGCATCGCCGGGCTGAAGGCGACCGCGTGA
- a CDS encoding TfoX/Sxy family protein encodes MTIDTGLADWVAEAMAPIGTVTRKRLFGGAALYCDGLTFAIIAFDALWFKADAQSAAAWDGIGAALFTVTRDNGRVQSLPYRRAPDDVYDDPDALREWATLALEAARRAPPKPVRRRKRTERG; translated from the coding sequence GTGACGATCGACACCGGCCTCGCCGATTGGGTGGCGGAGGCCATGGCGCCGATCGGGACGGTCACGCGCAAGCGCCTGTTCGGTGGTGCCGCGCTCTATTGCGACGGGCTGACCTTCGCGATCATCGCGTTCGATGCCTTGTGGTTCAAGGCGGATGCGCAAAGCGCCGCGGCGTGGGACGGAATTGGCGCGGCGCTGTTCACCGTCACGCGGGACAATGGCCGCGTGCAATCGCTGCCGTATCGGCGCGCGCCGGATGACGTGTACGACGATCCGGATGCGTTGCGCGAATGGGCTACGCTCGCGCTGGAGGCGGCGCGGCGCGCGCCGCCCAAGCCGGTGCGGCGGCGCAAACGGACGGAGCGCGGGTAA
- the ppa gene encoding inorganic diphosphatase, with protein sequence MRIDLIPVGKNPPEELNVIIEVPTGGEPVKYEFDKESGALFVDRILHTPMRYPANYGFVPHTLSPDGDPLDALVISRSPFIPGCVVRVRPIGVLNLEDEHGGDEKLICVPVDTTFPYYSDVGERQDLPSIVLQQIEHFFKHYKDLESEKWVRVGNWGDAAEARQIVLEAIERAEQAKKA encoded by the coding sequence ATGCGCATCGACCTCATCCCCGTGGGCAAGAACCCGCCCGAGGAACTCAACGTCATCATCGAGGTGCCGACCGGCGGCGAACCCGTGAAATACGAGTTCGACAAGGAATCCGGCGCCCTGTTCGTCGACCGCATCCTGCATACGCCGATGCGTTACCCGGCGAATTACGGCTTCGTGCCGCATACGCTGTCGCCGGACGGCGATCCGCTCGACGCGCTGGTCATTTCGCGCTCGCCGTTCATCCCCGGCTGCGTGGTGCGGGTGCGCCCGATCGGCGTGCTCAACCTTGAGGACGAGCATGGCGGCGACGAGAAGCTGATCTGCGTGCCGGTCGACACGACCTTCCCTTATTATTCGGATGTCGGCGAGCGGCAGGATCTGCCCTCGATCGTGCTCCAGCAGATCGAGCATTTCTTCAAACACTATAAGGATCTCGAATCCGAAAAGTGGGTGCGCGTCGGCAATTGGGGCGATGCGGCCGAAGCGCGGCAGATCGTGCTCGAGGCGATCGAGCGCGCCGAGCAGGCCAAGAAGGCCTGA
- a CDS encoding peptidase M61, protein MIRAIAVALLLSTTPIAAIAQVPAGNSAPQPVPFTDTIPQPRDEAYPGTLVVNVDATDTVRGILRVKQTIPVAKAGAMTLLYPKWLPGAHSPRGEIEKVAGLVIRANGKVVPWTRDPVDVFAFHIDVPAGAKQLDVEFQFLSATRADQGRIVVTPTMISLQPNQVSLYPAGYFTRRIPVRMSVTWPTGWTAAGALRGKPTGNGNSWSYEQTNYEILVDSPMLAGRYGRVIPLSDRVALNVFADDPAELVATPAQIEAHKQLVDQAVTTFGAQHYDHYDFLLSITDRLGGIGLEHHRSSENGVTPGYFARWNEGPGRRNLLPHEFTHSWNGKFRRGADLWTPDFRTPMRGSLLWVYEGQTQFWGYVLQARSGLVSKQDTLDQYAAIMASYDSQPARKWRDLADTTLDPVIAQRKPKGWLSWERSEDYYNEGLLVWMDVDSLLREQSGGKKSIDDFARAFFGVRDGDWGELTYTIDDVAAALNAIQPWDWKAYLVKRLTEHAAGAPIEGFERNGYRLIYTDQAPPSFRNGERVRKVADFTYSGGLIIGDDGANRGMVTGVTWNSAGFTAGLTVGTVIAAVNGENYSPERLKAAIAAAEEGEKPAVTLLVRNGEEYRTVTLDWHGGLRYPRLEKIGTGEGGLDRLLAPR, encoded by the coding sequence ATGATCCGTGCCATTGCCGTCGCGCTGCTTCTCTCCACCACTCCGATTGCCGCCATTGCCCAGGTTCCCGCCGGCAACTCCGCGCCCCAGCCGGTTCCTTTCACCGATACGATCCCGCAGCCGCGTGACGAGGCCTATCCCGGCACGTTGGTGGTAAATGTCGATGCGACAGACACGGTGCGCGGCATCCTGCGCGTGAAGCAGACGATTCCGGTCGCCAAGGCCGGGGCGATGACGCTGCTCTATCCGAAATGGCTGCCCGGCGCGCATTCCCCGCGCGGCGAGATCGAAAAGGTCGCCGGCCTCGTCATCCGCGCCAATGGCAAGGTGGTGCCGTGGACGCGCGATCCGGTCGACGTCTTCGCTTTCCATATCGATGTGCCGGCGGGCGCGAAGCAGCTCGACGTGGAATTCCAGTTCCTCTCCGCGACGCGCGCGGATCAGGGCCGTATCGTCGTCACGCCGACGATGATCAGCCTCCAGCCCAATCAGGTGAGCCTCTATCCGGCCGGCTATTTCACCCGCCGCATCCCGGTGCGGATGAGCGTGACCTGGCCGACCGGCTGGACGGCGGCGGGCGCGCTGCGTGGCAAGCCGACCGGCAATGGCAACAGCTGGTCCTATGAGCAGACCAATTACGAGATTCTCGTCGATTCGCCGATGCTGGCCGGGCGCTATGGCCGCGTGATCCCGCTCAGCGATCGCGTCGCGCTCAACGTCTTCGCGGACGATCCGGCCGAGCTGGTCGCGACACCGGCGCAGATCGAGGCGCACAAGCAGCTGGTCGATCAGGCGGTGACGACCTTCGGCGCACAGCATTACGATCATTATGATTTCCTGCTGTCGATCACCGATCGGCTCGGCGGGATCGGTCTGGAGCATCACCGCAGTTCGGAAAATGGCGTGACGCCGGGCTATTTCGCGCGCTGGAACGAGGGGCCGGGGCGGCGCAACCTGCTGCCGCACGAATTCACCCATAGCTGGAATGGCAAGTTCCGCCGTGGCGCGGACCTGTGGACGCCCGATTTCCGCACGCCGATGCGCGGCTCGCTGCTGTGGGTATATGAAGGGCAGACGCAATTCTGGGGCTATGTGCTTCAGGCGCGCTCGGGCCTCGTTTCGAAACAGGATACGCTCGATCAATATGCCGCGATCATGGCGAGCTATGATTCGCAGCCCGCGCGCAAGTGGCGCGATCTCGCCGATACCACGCTCGATCCGGTGATCGCGCAGCGCAAGCCGAAGGGCTGGCTGAGCTGGGAGCGCAGCGAGGATTATTACAACGAGGGGCTGCTCGTCTGGATGGACGTCGATTCGCTGCTGCGCGAGCAATCCGGCGGCAAGAAATCGATCGACGATTTCGCGCGTGCGTTCTTCGGCGTGCGCGACGGCGATTGGGGCGAACTGACCTATACGATCGACGACGTTGCCGCCGCGCTCAACGCGATCCAGCCGTGGGACTGGAAGGCCTATCTGGTGAAGCGGCTGACCGAACATGCCGCCGGTGCGCCGATCGAAGGGTTTGAGCGCAACGGCTATCGCCTGATCTACACCGATCAGGCGCCGCCTTCGTTCCGCAATGGTGAGCGGGTGCGCAAAGTGGCCGATTTCACCTATTCCGGCGGGCTCATCATCGGGGACGATGGCGCCAATCGCGGCATGGTGACGGGCGTGACCTGGAATAGCGCGGGATTCACGGCGGGGCTCACCGTCGGCACCGTGATCGCGGCGGTCAACGGAGAGAATTATTCGCCCGAGCGGCTGAAGGCTGCGATCGCGGCGGCGGAGGAGGGGGAGAAGCCCGCGGTTACGCTGCTTGTGCGCAATGGTGAGGAATATCGCACGGTGACGCTCGACTGGCACGGCGGGCTGCGCTACCCGCGCCTCGAAAAGATCGGCACCGGAGAGGGTGGCCTCGACAGGCTGTTGGCGCCGCGCTGA
- a CDS encoding DUF1345 domain-containing protein — MTRQNHGWQIGRRIAPPRFIAFMAIMAAVWIGVGMVKGFAWGRAMMIGFDAGALFFLVSLWPLFNDDTGEVRARAKANDTNRAGLLAITALVTIVILVVVANELMAQPSGRAIVLVVATLVLAWLFSNVVYALHYAHLFYSEQEGKDAGGIDFPGEDEPHYWDFIYFSFTLGMTFQTSDVNIKSRRIRRVVIGQCLAAFVFNIGVLAFTINVLGSAGGH, encoded by the coding sequence ATGACGCGGCAAAATCACGGATGGCAGATCGGCCGACGCATCGCGCCGCCGCGTTTCATCGCGTTCATGGCGATCATGGCGGCGGTGTGGATCGGCGTCGGGATGGTGAAAGGCTTCGCCTGGGGCCGCGCCATGATGATCGGGTTCGATGCCGGCGCGCTGTTCTTTCTCGTCTCGCTATGGCCGCTGTTCAACGATGATACCGGCGAGGTGCGGGCGCGGGCCAAGGCGAACGACACCAATCGCGCCGGGCTGCTCGCGATCACCGCGCTGGTGACGATCGTTATTCTGGTGGTGGTGGCGAACGAGCTGATGGCTCAGCCGTCGGGTCGCGCGATCGTGCTGGTCGTCGCGACGCTGGTGCTGGCGTGGCTGTTCTCCAATGTCGTCTATGCGCTGCATTACGCGCACCTGTTCTACAGCGAGCAGGAGGGAAAAGACGCGGGTGGGATCGATTTTCCGGGCGAGGATGAGCCGCATTATTGGGACTTCATCTATTTCAGCTTCACGCTGGGGATGACGTTCCAGACCTCGGATGTGAACATCAAGTCGCGGCGGATCAGGCGCGTGGTGATCGGTCAGTGCCTCGCCGCGTTCGTGTTCAATATCGGCGTGCTCGCTTTCACCATCAATGTGTTGGGCAGCGCCGGCGGGCATTGA
- the hisS gene encoding histidine--tRNA ligase, which translates to MARIQTPNRVRGTQDIFGAEQRRFATVLDTFDRVRRLYCFGRAEVPVFEDTQVFARSIGETTDVVSKEMYTFPDKGGDSLTLRPEFTAGIARAYITEGWQQFAPLKLATSGAVFRYERPQKGRYRQFHQIDAEILGAPEPSADVELLCLADQLLHELGIADGVTLQLNTLGDAATRDAWRDALVAHFEQHRGELSEDSVTRLDKNPLRILDSKDPRDRPIADAAPGIDDFMTAEAGAFFENVIKGLDAAGVAWTRNSRLVRGLDYYRHTAFEFVTDRLGAQGTVLAGGRYDGLVESLGGPATAGVGWAAGVERLAMLIDEPAAERPDVVVVAENRDRETDAVALTGALRQGGLATELFVTGSPRKRFSKAMERKPAAIVSLDVRDGAQSHSFRLLDEAFADAAKARAIFEQRTGANA; encoded by the coding sequence ATGGCTCGTATTCAAACCCCAAATCGCGTCCGCGGCACGCAGGACATCTTCGGCGCCGAACAGCGCCGTTTCGCAACCGTGCTCGACACGTTCGATCGCGTCCGCCGGCTCTATTGCTTCGGCCGCGCCGAAGTGCCGGTGTTCGAGGATACGCAGGTGTTCGCGCGCTCGATCGGCGAGACCACCGATGTCGTTTCAAAAGAGATGTACACTTTCCCCGACAAGGGCGGGGATTCGCTGACGCTGCGCCCGGAATTCACCGCCGGCATCGCGCGCGCCTATATCACCGAGGGGTGGCAGCAATTCGCGCCGCTCAAGCTCGCCACGTCGGGCGCGGTGTTCCGTTACGAGCGCCCGCAAAAGGGGCGCTATCGCCAGTTCCACCAGATCGACGCGGAGATTCTCGGCGCGCCCGAACCCTCCGCCGACGTGGAATTGCTGTGCCTCGCGGATCAGTTGCTCCATGAACTCGGCATCGCCGATGGCGTGACGCTACAACTCAACACGCTTGGCGACGCCGCGACGCGCGATGCGTGGCGCGATGCGCTCGTGGCGCATTTCGAGCAGCACCGCGGCGAGCTTTCCGAAGACAGCGTGACGCGGCTCGACAAGAACCCGCTGCGCATCCTCGACAGCAAGGACCCGCGCGACCGCCCGATCGCCGACGCCGCGCCCGGCATCGACGATTTCATGACCGCCGAGGCGGGCGCGTTCTTCGAGAATGTGATCAAGGGCCTCGACGCGGCAGGCGTGGCGTGGACGCGCAATTCGCGGCTGGTGCGCGGGCTGGATTATTACCGCCACACCGCGTTCGAGTTCGTCACGGATCGGCTCGGCGCGCAGGGCACGGTGCTGGCCGGCGGCCGCTATGACGGGCTGGTCGAAAGCCTCGGCGGCCCGGCGACGGCGGGTGTGGGCTGGGCGGCCGGCGTCGAGCGGCTGGCGATGCTGATCGACGAGCCGGCGGCGGAGCGGCCGGACGTTGTGGTCGTCGCCGAGAACCGCGATCGCGAGACCGATGCGGTGGCGCTCACCGGCGCGCTGCGGCAGGGTGGTCTCGCGACCGAGCTGTTCGTCACCGGCAGCCCGCGCAAGCGCTTCAGCAAGGCGATGGAACGCAAGCCCGCGGCGATCGTCTCGCTCGATGTGCGCGATGGCGCGCAGTCGCACAGCTTCCGGCTGCTCGACGAGGCGTTCGCCGATGCCGCGAAGGCACGCGCGATCTTCGAACAGCGGACCGGCGCCAACGCATGA
- the prfA gene encoding peptide chain release factor 1, whose product MIAISLDRIRQIEARRDELAALMATGDLSGERFVAVSKEYAELEPVAVAAAEVRRLRQEAESLSFMTEDADAELRAMAEEELRENKAALEAADRKLALALLPRDAADERSAMLEVRAGTGGDEAALFAGDLFRMYQRYAETQGWRVELISSSESEVGGFKEVVASVTGQGVFAKLKFESGVHRVQRVPVTESGGRIHTSAATVAVLPEAEEVDVQIDDKDLRIDIYRSSGPGGQSVNTTDSAVRIVHIPTGLTVIQQDEKSQHKNKAKALKVLRTRLYELERERLHAERAGARKSMVGSGDRSERIRTYNFPQGRVTDHRINLTLHRLPEILTGEMGELIGALIAEDEAERLAALNAA is encoded by the coding sequence ATGATCGCGATTTCGCTCGATCGTATCCGCCAGATCGAGGCGCGGCGGGACGAACTCGCCGCGCTGATGGCGACCGGCGACCTGTCAGGCGAGCGCTTCGTGGCTGTATCGAAGGAATATGCGGAGCTTGAGCCGGTCGCGGTGGCGGCAGCCGAAGTGCGGCGGCTGCGGCAGGAGGCCGAGAGCCTGTCGTTCATGACCGAGGACGCCGACGCCGAGTTGCGCGCGATGGCCGAGGAAGAATTGCGCGAGAACAAGGCCGCGCTGGAAGCGGCCGACCGCAAACTCGCGCTGGCGCTGCTGCCGCGCGACGCCGCCGACGAACGCTCCGCGATGCTCGAAGTGCGCGCCGGCACCGGCGGCGACGAGGCGGCGTTGTTCGCAGGCGACCTGTTCCGCATGTATCAGCGCTATGCCGAAACCCAGGGCTGGCGGGTCGAACTGATCTCCTCCTCCGAAAGCGAGGTCGGCGGGTTCAAGGAAGTGGTCGCGTCGGTCACCGGACAGGGCGTGTTCGCGAAGCTCAAGTTCGAAAGCGGCGTTCACCGCGTCCAGCGCGTGCCCGTCACCGAAAGCGGCGGGCGCATCCACACCTCCGCCGCCACCGTCGCGGTGTTGCCCGAGGCGGAGGAGGTCGACGTGCAGATCGACGACAAGGATCTGCGCATCGACATCTATCGCTCGTCCGGCCCGGGCGGCCAATCGGTCAACACGACCGATTCGGCGGTACGCATCGTCCATATCCCGACCGGGCTCACCGTGATCCAGCAGGACGAAAAGTCGCAGCACAAGAACAAGGCCAAGGCGCTCAAGGTATTGCGCACGCGGCTCTACGAGCTGGAGCGCGAACGGCTCCATGCGGAGCGCGCCGGCGCGCGCAAGTCGATGGTGGGTTCCGGGGACCGCTCGGAGCGCATCCGGACCTATAATTTCCCGCAAGGCCGCGTCACCGATCACCGCATCAACCTGACGCTTCACCGGCTGCCGGAAATCCTCACCGGGGAAATGGGCGAGCTGATCGGCGCGCTGATCGCCGAGGATGAGGCGGAGCGGCTGGCGGCGCTGAATGCCGCATAG
- the prmC gene encoding peptide chain release factor N(5)-glutamine methyltransferase, translating into MSPADARTALAEAAARFAFSATPRLDAELLLAHALGITRERLLLTLGDHGAPPPFAELVERRAAHEPVAYITGTRAFWTIDLTVAPGVLIPRADSETLIEAAVDHFAGTAGPKRVLDLGTGSGALLLAALDQWPQATGVGLDASPDALAIARDNAARLAPGRAIIAEGGWEGIGEAFDLILCNPPYIATDAALPPEVAEYEPASALFAGTDGLDDYRRLAPLLRPQIAPGGVACIEIGFDQGDSAAALFRAAGFAVALRQDLAGHQRCLVVTP; encoded by the coding sequence ATGAGCCCGGCCGACGCGCGCACCGCACTGGCCGAAGCCGCCGCGCGCTTCGCCTTTTCCGCCACGCCGCGCCTCGATGCGGAGCTGCTGCTCGCCCATGCGCTGGGCATCACGCGGGAGCGCCTGCTGCTGACGCTCGGCGATCATGGCGCCCCCCCACCCTTCGCCGAACTGGTCGAGCGCCGCGCCGCGCATGAGCCGGTCGCCTATATCACCGGCACCCGCGCCTTTTGGACGATCGACCTTACGGTCGCGCCCGGCGTGCTGATCCCGCGCGCGGATAGCGAGACGTTGATCGAGGCGGCGGTCGATCATTTCGCGGGGACCGCCGGGCCGAAGCGCGTTCTGGATCTCGGCACCGGATCGGGCGCGCTGCTGCTCGCCGCGCTCGATCAATGGCCGCAGGCAACCGGGGTCGGGCTGGATGCATCGCCGGATGCGCTAGCCATCGCCCGCGACAATGCCGCGCGCCTTGCGCCCGGGCGCGCGATCATCGCGGAAGGCGGCTGGGAGGGCATCGGCGAAGCGTTCGACCTGATCCTGTGCAACCCGCCCTATATCGCGACAGATGCGGCCCTTCCGCCGGAGGTGGCCGAATATGAGCCCGCCTCCGCGCTGTTCGCCGGAACGGATGGGCTCGACGATTATCGCCGCCTCGCCCCGTTGCTTCGCCCCCAGATCGCGCCGGGCGGCGTCGCCTGTATCGAGATCGGATTCGATCAGGGCGATAGCGCCGCCGCCTTGTTCCGCGCGGCCGGATTCGCGGTCGCGCTGCGCCAGGATTTGGCCGGACATCAGCGTTGCCTCGTTGTCACGCCTTGA